In the Kitasatospora terrestris genome, one interval contains:
- a CDS encoding GTP cyclohydrolase II codes for MTNIETARAIPGAATVRARVRIPLTFPDGYRVEAEVTTFHGLADGAEHLALALGEPEPGGTPLVRLHSECLTGDVFGSDRCDCGPQLRESVERIAEAGGYLLYLRQEGRGIGLYNKLDAYALQDQGLDTYQANTALGLPEDGRDYTAAAQMLATLGAPAIRLLSNNPDKAGQLADLGVTVTERVPTGVHLSPSNVRYLRAKVEHTGHSIALDLSVPLPHSRTA; via the coding sequence ATGACGAACATCGAGACCGCCCGGGCGATTCCCGGCGCCGCCACCGTCCGCGCGCGCGTCCGCATCCCGCTCACCTTCCCGGACGGGTACCGGGTGGAGGCCGAGGTCACCACCTTCCACGGCCTGGCCGACGGCGCCGAGCACCTCGCCCTGGCCCTCGGCGAGCCCGAGCCGGGCGGCACCCCGCTGGTCCGGCTGCACTCCGAGTGCCTCACCGGCGACGTCTTCGGCTCCGACCGCTGCGACTGCGGCCCGCAGCTGCGCGAGTCGGTCGAGCGGATCGCCGAGGCCGGCGGGTACCTGCTCTACCTGCGCCAGGAGGGCCGCGGCATCGGCCTCTACAACAAGCTCGACGCCTACGCCCTGCAGGACCAGGGCCTGGACACCTACCAGGCCAACACCGCGCTGGGCCTGCCCGAGGACGGCCGCGACTACACCGCCGCCGCGCAGATGCTGGCCACCCTCGGCGCCCCGGCGATCCGGCTGCTCAGCAACAACCCGGACAAGGCCGGCCAGCTCGCCGACCTCGGCGTCACCGTGACCGAGCGCGTCCCGACCGGCGTGCACCTCTCCCCCAGCAACGTCCGCTACCTGCGGGCCAAGGTCGAGCACACCGGCCACTCGATCGCGCTGGACCTCTCCGTCCCCCTCCCGCACAGCCGCACCGCCTGA